GCACCGCGCCTGGCTCACCACGCCGTACTTCGTGCCCGGCGAGCCCGCGCTGATGGCGCTGACGAGTGCTGCATTGCGCGGTGTGGACGTGCGCTTGCTGGTGCCGCGCCGCAGCGACTCGGCCATCGTGAGCGCCGCCGCGCGTTCGTACTTCGACGAGCTGATCGCCGCAGGCGTGAAAGTCTGGGAATACAAGGCGCGCATGCTGCACTCCAAGACCTTGGTGGTCGACGAGCATTGCGCGATGATCGGCACCGCGAATTTCGACAACCGCAGCTTCCGGCTCAACTTCGAGGTCTGCGCGGTGGTCTACGGCCCCGAACTGGCCCGGCCGCTGGCGGCGCAGTTCGAGACCGACCTGCACAGTTCCGGCGCGGTGCGCGCCAACCGGCCACAGAATTTCTGGCGTCGCCTCGGCGATTCCATTGCGCGCTTGTTTTCACCCTTGCTCTGAATGAACCACACCTTTCTCTGGCACGACTACGAAACCTTCGGCGCGGTGCCGCGTCGCGACCGGCCTTCGCAGTTCGCCGCCATCCGCACCGATGCCGAGCTGAACGAAGTCGGCGAGCCGCTGATGATCTATTGCAAGCCCGCGCCGGACTACCTGCCCAGCCCCGAGGCCTGCCTCATCACCGGCATCACGCCCCAGGTGTGCCTGGAACGCGGCATACCCGAGCACGACTTCGCCGCGCAGATCGAGCGCGCCTTCTCCCAGCCCGGCACCATTGGCGTGGGCTACAACACCATCCGCTTCGACGACGAGGTGACGCGCTTCCTCTTCTGGCGCAACCTGATCGACCCGTACGCGCGTGAGTGGCAGAACGACTGCGGCCGGTGGGACCTGCTCGACGTGGTGCGCCTCACCTACGCGCTGCGCCCCGAAGGCATCGAGTGGCCGAAGAAGGAAGACGGCAAGCCCAGCTTCAAGCTCGAAGACCTGGCACGCGCCAACGGCCTGCTGCACGAGTCGGCGCACGATGCGCTCTCCGACGTGCGCGCGACCATCGCGCTGGCCCGGCTGATCCGCGACAAACAGCCCAAGCTGTTCGACTTCGCTTTCGGCCTGCACAGGAAGGATCGCGTGGCGAGCGAACTCGGCCTGCCCGCGATGCGCGAGACCGCCAAGCCCTTCCTGCACGTCTCGGGCATGTTCCCGGTGGAGCGCGGCTGCCTCGCCGTGATGTGGCCGCTGGCGAGCCACCCGACCAACAAGAACGAGCTGATCGCCTGGGACCTGGCCCACGACCCGAGCGAACTGCGCGACCTCGATGTCGAGACGCTGCGCCTGCGGCTCTTTACCCGCACGGCCGACCTGCCCGAAGGCGTGGTGCGCCTGCCTGTGAAGGGCATCCACCTCAACAAGTCGCCGATGGTGGTCGGCAACCTGCGCACGCTCGCGCCGCCGATGGCCGAGCGATGGGGCGTAGACCTCGACACGGCGATGCGCCACGCGGCCATCGCGCGCGACCTGCCCGACATGAGCGCCATCTGGTCGCAGGTGTACGCGCGGCCGAAGGAGGCCACGCCGGATGTCGATGAAGACCTCTACGGCGGCTTCGTCGGAAACGCCGACCGCCGGCGGCTGAACCAGTTGCGCGGCCTCTCGGCGGCTGAGCTCGCCAAGGACCGCACCGGCTTCGACGACGGCCGCCTCGAGGAGATCGTGTTCCGCTACCGCGCGCGCAACTGGCCCGAATCGCTGGCCCCCGAAGAGACCGAACGCTGGGAGGCGCTGCGCGTGGCGCGCCTGTTCCACGGCGAGGGCGGGGTGCGCACCATCGAGCAGCTGTTCAGCGAAGTCGATGCGCTCTCTGAAACGGCGGACGAGCGCGGCGAGGAGATCCTCGGTGCGCTCTACGAATACGCCGAGGCGATCGCCCCGGAGGCCTGACCACCCATGGCACACGCTGCTTCCCGTGTCCGCCTGACACTGATTGCGCTCACGGTGATCGTGCTCGCGGGTTGCAGCGCTTTGCCTTCCGCGTCGACGGCTGGCAGAACCTGCGGCACCGGCTTCGATGCCTTCGAGCGCGACACGCTCTTTTTCGGCCGCGCCATCCCGGCCGGCGGTCAGGTGTCGGATGGGCAATGGGCTGGCTTTCTCGACACCACCGTGACCCCCGCGTTCCCTCAAGGACTGACCGTGCTCGACGCCGTCGGCCAATGGCGCGGCGTCTCGGGCGGCGTGGTGCGCGAGCCCTCCAAGCTCGTGGTGCTGCTGCACCCGCGCAGTGAGAAGGACGACGCGGCCATCGCCGGCATCATCGACACGTACCGCAAGAATTTCGGCCAGGAGGCG
This region of Variovorax sp. RKNM96 genomic DNA includes:
- a CDS encoding DUF3574 domain-containing protein; the encoded protein is MAHAASRVRLTLIALTVIVLAGCSALPSASTAGRTCGTGFDAFERDTLFFGRAIPAGGQVSDGQWAGFLDTTVTPAFPQGLTVLDAVGQWRGVSGGVVREPSKLVVLLHPRSEKDDAAIAGIIDTYRKNFGQEAVLQERQSVCVRF
- the sbcB gene encoding exodeoxyribonuclease I — encoded protein: MNHTFLWHDYETFGAVPRRDRPSQFAAIRTDAELNEVGEPLMIYCKPAPDYLPSPEACLITGITPQVCLERGIPEHDFAAQIERAFSQPGTIGVGYNTIRFDDEVTRFLFWRNLIDPYAREWQNDCGRWDLLDVVRLTYALRPEGIEWPKKEDGKPSFKLEDLARANGLLHESAHDALSDVRATIALARLIRDKQPKLFDFAFGLHRKDRVASELGLPAMRETAKPFLHVSGMFPVERGCLAVMWPLASHPTNKNELIAWDLAHDPSELRDLDVETLRLRLFTRTADLPEGVVRLPVKGIHLNKSPMVVGNLRTLAPPMAERWGVDLDTAMRHAAIARDLPDMSAIWSQVYARPKEATPDVDEDLYGGFVGNADRRRLNQLRGLSAAELAKDRTGFDDGRLEEIVFRYRARNWPESLAPEETERWEALRVARLFHGEGGVRTIEQLFSEVDALSETADERGEEILGALYEYAEAIAPEA